The genomic interval ATCCAGCACCGGATGAGGACCCTGCACGCCGTCATCCGACCCCCTGGATGAGACCCGGAAGGACCCCGCCTCACATGGCCCAGAAGAACACGCACCGCGCCGCCGGCCGCGCCGTCACCCCGATCAGCGCCTCCTCGGCCGCGGTCCGCACCGCGAGCGGCGCCGCCGTCCTCGGCACGGTCCTCGTCGGATCGGCCTTCACCATGCAGGGCGCGACCGCGCAGACCGCCCCCGCCGCCCCGGCCCAGAACACCGCGAGCGCGAGCACCGCCAAGGCCACCGTGACCACCACGGCCTCCGCCAAGAGCACCTCGCTCAGCGCCGGCGCGACCCTGTTCTCGGGCGTCCGCGGCGAGCGGGTCTCCGCCCTCCAGGCCTCCCTCAACGATCACGGCGCCCACCTCGCCGTGGACGGCGTGTTCGGCACCAAGACCAACGCCGCCGTGCGCGACTTCCAGTCGACCAACGGCCTGCGCGTCGACGGCCGCGTCGGCCCCGAGACCCGCGGTGCGCTGAACGGCGGCTCCTCCGCGAACGCTTCCAGCTCCTCGTCGAGCACCTCCGGCTCCTCGATCGTCTCGGCCGCGCGCTCGCAGATCGGCGTCCACTACAGCTGGGGCTCCTCGAACCCGTCCAGCGGCCTCGACTGCTCGGGCCTGACCACCTACGCCTACTCGCAGGCCGGCAAGTCCCTGCCGCGCACCTCGAGCGGCCAGGCGGCCGGCGGCACCCGCATCTCCCAGTCGCAGGCCCAGCCCGGCGACATCGTCCACTGGCCCGGTCACGTCGGCATCTACGCCGGCAACAACAAGGTCATCGACGCGTCCGGCTCCCGCCAGCAGGTCGTCGAGCGCACCATCTGGGGCAGCCCGACCTTCATCTCCTACCGCTGATCGAGCGGGCCCTCCGCGGCCCGACGATCACCACGGCAGCCCGGAACGGGGCGGCACCGCACAGGTGCCGCCCCGTTCTGCGTGTGTGCGCCCGCGGTGGACGGGAGGGAGGGAGGCGGCTGGGCCGCAGAGGAACTGCGTGCAGAAGGAGCGGGGCAGGCGGGCACAGGGGTGCGTCGCGTGCGAGAGATGCAGGGTGCGGATGTCACGGAGCGGTGTATATCGGACGTCTCTGCCACCGGTGGCAGAGACGTCCGATATACACCGCTGGAGCACATCGTCCCGCACTCACGGGGCCGGCATCGGCGCCGGGCACCACCCGTCAGTACGACCCGTCACCCTCCGCCCCACAGCGCGAGCTCGCACGCCGGGCGGCAGGGACTGGAGCCGGAACCGATGCGGGACGGGAGTTCCCGGGGGAATGCGACCGTGCGCGCGGCCGTCCTCTTGACCGCTCCGGCCGCCCTCCCCTTCCGGAGCACCGACCTACCGACCCCGGCGCACCCGGGCACACCACGACACAACTCCACGGGCACACAGGAACGGGGCGCCCGCCGGATCTCTCCGGCGGGCGGCCCGTTCCCTGTGTCCCGGGGCGTCTCAGCGGACGCGACCCGGGTGGGGTCCTGCGAGGATCACTTGTCCTCGGCGGACTCCTCGGACTTCTTGGCCGCCGTGGACTTGGCCGACGTCGCCTTGGAGGCGGCGGGCTTCTTGGCGGCCGTGGACTTCGACGCGGTGGTCTTGGTCGAGGTCGACTTCGACGCGGTCGTCTTGGAGGCGGCCGTCTTCGAGGTCGTGGACTTCGCGGCGGTCGTCTTCTTGGCGGCGGTCGAGGTGGTCGACTTCGCGGCGGTGCTCTTCTTGGCCGGAGCCTTCTTCGCCGGGGCCTTCTCCTCGCCCTCGGCGTCCTCCGCCGCAGCGGTGGACTTCGAGGCGGTGGACTTCGCGGCCGGGGCCTTCTTGGCGGGAGCCTTCTTCGCGGGGGCCTTCTTGGCCGGCGCCTTCTTCGCGGGAGCCTTCTCGGCGTCCTCGGCCTCGGCGTCACCATCGGCATCGGCATCGGCATCGGCGGAGTCGGCCTTGGCCAGCCCCAGATCGAGCACGTCGCCGGCGGTGTTCTTCACCGTGATGTCGGCGAGGGCCACGTCGAGGGCCTTGGAGCGCTGGGCCTCGGCGAAGACCTGCTCGAGCTGGCCGGACTGGGCCAGCATCGAGATGAGCTGGTTGGGGTCGATGCCGTATTGAGCGCCGAGCTGGCTCAGGTAGGACATGAGGTCCTCCTGCTCCACCTGGACCTCGCGGGTCTCGTTGAGCGCGTCGAGCACGAACTGCGCGCGGATGCCGGAGATCGTGTCCTCGCGGATCTCCTCGGCGTGCGGGTCGCCGGGCTCCTTGCCCTCGTTCTCGAGGTGCTGGGCGATCTCGTCCTCGACGAGCTGATCCGGGACGGGCAGGTCGAGGTCCGCGACGAGCTTGTCGAGGAAGGCGTTGCGGGCCAGGGCCACACGGTTGCCCTCGGCGTCCTTCGCGGCCTGCTCCTTGAGGTCGGCCTTGAGCTCGTCGATGGTGTCGAACTCGGAGGCCATCTCGGCGAACTCGTCGTCGGCCTCGGGCAGCTCGCGCACCTTCACGCTCTGGGCGGTGACGGTGATGTCGGCGTCCTCGCCGGCGCGGTCGCCGCCGGCGAGCTTCGAGGTAAAGGTCGTGGTCTCGCCGCCCGAGAGGCCGATGAGCGCCTCGTCCAGGCCGTCGAGCATGTTGCCCTCGCCGATGTGGTACGACACGCCCTCGACGGACTCGACCTCCTCGTCACCGACCTTCGCGGTCATGTCGAGGGAGACGAAGTCGCCGTCCTGCGCAGGACGGTCGACGCCCACGAGGGTGCCGAAGCGCTCGCGCAGAGCGTCCAGGCGCACCTGCACGGCGTCGTCGTCGACCGTGGGCTCCTCGATCTCGACGACCACGTCGGAGAGCTCGGGGAGGGTGAAGTCGGGGCGCACGTCCTGCTCGACGGTGAAGTTGAGGTCACCGGCGTCGGTGCCGTCCAGGCCCGGGATCTCGGTGACCTCGACCTCGGGACGGCCCAGCGGGCGGATCTCCGACTCGGTCGCGGCCTTCTGGTAGAACTCCGGCAGGGCGTCGTTGACGGCCTCCTGCATGATCGCCGGGCGACCGAAGCGCTGCTCCACCAGGCGCGTGGGGACCTTGCCCTTGCGGAAGCCCGGGATCTGCACCTGCTCGGCGATCTTCTTCGTTGCCGCCTCGACGGCCGGCTTCAGCTCGTCGAACGGCACAGCGACGGTGAGCTTCACCCGGGTCGGGCTGAGCTTCTCGACTTCGGTCTTCACGTGCAGGTCTCCCTGAGGTCTATCGGTGATCTGGACTTGTCCGGTGGCGCCGCCCCGGTGACTCGGCACGGTGGCGACCCGGCCACGGGTCGGGGTGACAGGATTTGAACCTGCGGCATCCCGCCCCCAAAGCGGGTGCTCTACCAAGCTGAGCTACACCCCGGAGGGCAACCCACCAGATCCTACCTGGTCGCTCCTGCACGCTCCCGGCCGCGTCCGGCACCTGTGATGGGAGACATGCCTCCGCAGCCCGGGGCGAGGTGCGCCGCAGCCCTGACCTCTGGTCTAATAGGAGCGGCCGCACTCGATGCAGCGAACCTCCGACGAGCCGCTCGGCTCCCGGGGTCCCGATGTTCGAGAGCACCCGAAAAGGGTGCTGAGGAACAGCATCCGCGCTGGTCACGCGGGCGTAGCTTAATGGTAAAGCCTCAGTCTTCCAAACTGATGACGCGGGTTCGATTCCCGTCGCCCGCTCCAGCTCCACCGCCCTCCGCGGCGGGACGTCGAAGAGCCCCGGACCGTTCGGTCCGGGGCTCTTCGCATGGCATCGCCCCGACGATCATCGGCTCGCTGCGGCCGTCGACGCCCGCGAGGCCCGTCGGGGAGGATCCCGTGCCGGAACCACCGGGTCCTCGGCACGGAATCGTCCCGAACACCGCTGGCGGTCACTCCGCCGCGAGCAGCGGGACCGCGGCCTCCGGCGTGTACGAGAGGAACGTGATCGACTCCTGGAAGTAGAGCGTCACGGTGTCCGCGTCGTGCGCGGAGTAGCCGATCGACACGTCCTGGCCGATGGTCAGCTCGAAGTCTCCGCCGCGGCGCGAGAGCAGCACGCCGCCCTCGATCGCGGGGGCCCACACGATCGGGCCGTCCAGCACGCGCCGGAGGTGCTCGATGATCGGGTAGCCGTGGTTGGTGGTCTCGTTGACCTCGCGGTAGGCGTCGGCGCTGAGGGCGAGCGCGTAGGGGCCGTCGATCGACTCCAGTCGCAGCGCGGTCATCGCCCGGGAGACCGCGTCGGGGTAGTCGCGCACGTCCTCGGGCAGATGATGCGCGAGCGACGTCGCCCCGGGGGTGATGCCGGTGATGTGCGCGGCGTCGAGGCCGTTGAAGATCGCGTGGTCCTCGGCGAGCGCGATGGTGCGGGCGGCGTCGACGACGGGATCCCAGTCGGGGTCCTGCGCGCCGCGGTCGACGTCGTCGATCGCCTCGCGGCTGATCGTGAAGGGGACCTTGAGCTCGGTGATCGGCTGGGACTCGCGCAGGCTCGCGCGCACGCCCTCGAGACCCAGGTCCACCCGGTGGCGGTGACCGGTGGTGACCGAGGCCAGGTCGAGACCGTGGGGTCCGCTCACGTCGACCAGGCGGCGGCCGGCGATGTTGCGGCGGAACGAGCGCTTCGCCTCGTCCTCGATGTCCTCCCACGCCGCCGCGGAGATCGGCGCGAGCTCGCGATGCAGGTTGTTCATGGCGTCTCCTTCGTCCCGGCGGGGCCGGGGTCGTGCGGGGCGGTGGCGTGCGGGGCGAGGTCGTGCGGGGCGGTCGGCTCGAGAGCCCCGATGCCCAGCGAGCCCTCGGCAGGATCCGGAGAGGCAGGGGTCGCGGGGTCCGAGGACCTGGACGGACCGGAGGGGTCCGCGCCGGCATCCGCCCGGGGCTCGTCGTCCCCGTCGGCGCCCTCGCCCCCGTCGGCCCCGTCCTCCGGCGCGGGCGGGATGTCGTCGAGGAAGTCGAGGGCGGGGACGAAGAAGTGGGTGCCGGTGAGGGCGGTCGAGAAGTCCAGGAGCCGGTCGTGGTTCGTGCCCTCGGGGTCTCCCAGGAACATGTTGCGCAGCATCTGCTCGGTGACGTCGAGGTCGCGCGAATAGCCGATGAAGTAGGTGCCGAACTCGTCGGCCGCGGCGCTGCCGAAGGGCATGTTGTCGCGCACGATCTTCAGCTGCGTGCCGTCCGCGTCCTCGATGACGGTGAGGGCGGTGTGGGAGTCGGCGGGCTTGGTCTCGTCGTCCATCTCGACGTTGTCCCACTTGTGGCGGCCGATGGCGTCGGCCTGGTGCTCGACGGCGAGCTGCTCCCAGCCGTCCATGTCGTGCACGTACTTCTGGACGGTCACGTAGCTGCCGCCGACGAAGTCGGGGTCCGCGTCCTCGTCGAGGAGCACGAACTGCTGCGCCTCGCGGCCCTCGGGGTTCTCGGTGCCGTCGACGAAGCCGATGACGTCGCGGGAGTCGAAGTAGCGGAACCCGTGGACCTCGTCCTGCACGGTCGTGAACGGCCGCAGCTGCCGCATGAGCTGGCCGGCGAGCTCGAAGCACATGTCCATGCGGTGAGCGCGGATGTGGAAGAGCAGGTCGCCGGGGGTTGACGGGGCGTCGTGGACCTTCCCGGACAGGGCGGGGAAGGTGCGCAGCCCTTTCGGCGCGGGGCCGGAGAACAGGCGGGACCAGGCGCGGGCGCCGATGCCCGCCACGCAGCCGAGGTCGGCCTCGATGATCCGCGAGCGCACGGTGCGCAGGGTCCCGGTGAAGCCGTCGAGGACCTCGCGCACGCCGTCCTCGCCGCCCTCGTCGATGGTCAGGACGAGGAAGATCGCCGACTCGGTGAGCGGTCGCAGGATCCTCTGCGGGATCGGTGCGCTCAGATCGTCCACGTGCTGTCTCCCCTGCTCGTCGACCGCGGGCCGAGGCATGCGCGCCCCGTCCGTCTCACAGGCTAGACCCTCGCCCGAGGGCCGCATGCAGGGTCGGCGCGAGCAGACCGACGTCCCCCGCCGCCGTGTCCGATTCCCGCTGGCGCCGCTGGTGCGCAGGGGGTTCACTGGGGGCATGGACGAGATGACGGACGACGAGCGCTTCGCCGCGATCCGGGCGCAGGATGCCCGCTTCGACGGCACGTTCTTCACGTGCGTCCGCTCGACGGGGATCTTCTGCCGCCCCTCGTGCCCGGCGCGCACCCCGGCGCGCGCGAACGTCGACTTCGCCCCGTCGGCCGCGGCGGCGGTCGAGGCCGGTTTCCGCGCCTGCAAGCGCTGCGGCCCGTCGGCCCCGCCCGGATCGCCGGACGAGGACCCCGCCGGCGATCTCGCGCGCCGCGCGCTGCGCCTCATCGACGGCGGCGCGCTCGACGACGGCTCGGTGCCGCAGCTCGCCGCGCGCCTCGCGGTCTCCGAGCGCACACTGCACCGGGCGCTCAGCGCCCGCACCGGGGCGGGCGCCCTCGCCCATGCGCGCATGCGTCGTGCCCGGCGCGCCCACGACCTCGTCCTGGAGACGGATCTCCCGCTCTCGCGGGTCGCGTTCGCCGCCGGGTTCGGCAGCGAGCGCCAGCTCCACGACACGTTCACGACCGTGTTCGGCCACGCGCCCTCGACCGTCCGGGAGCGCAGGGGGCGGGACAGGGCACGGGCCGACGGGCCGACGGGACCCGCGGCCGACGGCGCCGCCCATCTGCGGGCGCGCCTGGCGGTGCGCCTCCCCTTCGACGGGGACGGGCTCGCCCGCTGGTTCGCCGCGCGCGCCGTGCCCGGCGTCGACGAGGTCGTCATCGATGAGGTCGGGGAGAGTGCGGCCCCCGTCTGGCGATCCGCCGTGCGCCTCCCCCACGGCCCCGCCGTGCTCGAGGTCGCGCTGCCGTCGCTGCCGGGCACGGGCTCGTCCCCCGCGGGCGCCGATCCCTCCGTCGCGGGCGCCGGGCCCTCCGTCACGGGCACCGGGCCCGACCTCGCGAGCGCGGGCACGACGCGTCTGCCCGCCACCATGCACCTGGCCGACGTGCGCGACTACGGCGCGGCGGTCGGCCTCGCGCGGCGACTGCTGGACCTGGACGCGGATCCCCTCGGCATCGACGAGGCGCTCCCGCGCTCCCTGCCGGCCCTCGGCCCGCTCGTCGCGGCCAGGCCCGGGGTGCGCCTGCCCGGACTGCCCTCGCTCGCCGACGCGCTGATGTGGGCGATCGTCGGGCAGCAGATCACCGCCGCCCAGGCCCGTGACCAGATCGCGCGCGCCACGGACCTCGCCGGCGAGACGTTGCCGCCCTCGCTGCACGTGGGCGGCGTGCACCGCTTGGGCCCGACGCCCGCGGAGGCCGCCGCCCGTGCCGAGGACTGGTACCGCGGACCCGGTGCCCGCCGCCGCGCCCTGGTCGGCGCGCTCACCGAGACCCCCGACGCCGACGCCCTGGATCCCGCGCAGCTCCACGACGCCGTGCTCGCGCTGTCCGGCGTCGGCCCGTGGACCGCCGGGTACGCGCTGCTGCGCGGCACCCGCGGCAGCGACCTGGCTCCCCCACGGGACGTCGCCCTGCTCGCCGCCGCCCGCGACCTCGGCCTCGCCGACGACCTCGACGACCTCCCCGCGTCCCTCGCACCCGCCGCCCCCTGGCGCTCGTACGCGAGCCTGCACCTGTGGCATCACGCCGCCTCCCTGCCACCCGCCCGCCGCACCCGAAGGACACGCACCTCATGAACCGCACGACCACCCGATCCGCCGTAACCTCCGCCTCGCACCCCGCGCGCCATCTCGCCGTCGAGACCCCCGTCGGCCGCTATCTGATCGCGGCCCGTCGCACGGCCGACGGCGACGCCGTCACCGGCGTCTGGCGCGAGGCCCAGGCGCACTTCCCGCGCGCCGAGCGCCTCGGCTCCCACGTGACCGGGAAGGATCCGCTTCTCGAGGAGGCCTCGCAGCAGCTCCTCGACTTCCTCGCGGGCACCCGCACCGTGTTCGACGTGCCCCTGCGCCTCGAGGGCACGGCCTTCCAGTGCAGCGTGTGGGAGCAGCTGCGCCGGATCCCCTTCGGCGACACCACCACGTACGGGTCGCTCGCCCGGCAGATCGGCTCGCCGCGCGCCGCGCAGGCGGTCGGCGCGGCCGTCGGCGCGAACCCGATCTCGATCCTCGTGCCCTGCCACCGGGTGGTCGCGGCCGACGGCTCCCTCACCGGCTACGCGGGAGGCATCGGCACGAAGGAGGCGCTGCTGCGCATCGAGGGCGTGCTCGGCGCCTGAGAGCCTCACATCGCGCCCTGCGCGGCGGGCCGTCGCCCGCGTGCGAGCATGTCCCCATGTCCACGCAGATGAGCTCGGCCAGCACCTCCGACTTCGCCTTCCCCGTCGCCGCCCGCTACGCCGGGATGGCCAGCTCGCCGCTCAAGGACATCTTCTCCCTCGCCGCCCGGCCGGACGTCGTCTCCTTCGCCGGGGGCATCCCCGACCCGTCCCTGTTCGCCCTCGAGGACATCGCCGAGTGCTACGACTGGGTGCTGCGCGAGCGTGGGACCCGCGCCCTGCAGTACGGGGTGAGCGAGGGCGAGGCGGAGCTGCGCGAGCAGGCCGCGCGCCGGCTCTCGCGCGAGCTGCCCACCGACGCCTCCCAGATCCGCGTCACCTCGGGTTCGCAGGAGGGGCTGTTCGTCGCCGCGGAGGCGCTCATCGAGCCGGGCGACGTGGTGCTCGTCGAGTCCCCCACCTACCTCGCCGCGGTGCAGGCCTTCGCGGTCCACGGGGCGCGCATGGTCGGTGTGGAGACGGACGACGGCGGCGTGCTGCCCGATGCGCTGGACGCCGCGATCCGCGCGCACCACCCGCGACTGGTCTACCTGATCCCCACCTTCCAGAACCCCACCGGGCGCTCGATGTCCGCCGAGCGCCGCGCACAGGTCGCGGACGTGCTGCGTCGCCACGACGTCCCGCTCATCGAGGACGACCCCTACGGCGAGCTGTCCTTCGACGGCGAGCGCTTCGCGCCGATCGCGTCCGAGCCCGGCATGTCCTCGCGCACCCTGCTCATGAAGTCGATGTCCAAGCTCATGAGCCCGGGGGTGCGGATCGGCTGGATCCGGGCCGAGGGCCCGATCCTGGACACCCTGGCCGTCGCGAAGGCCGCGATCTCCATGCAGTCCTCCGTGGTCGACCAGCTCACGGTGGCCCGCTACCTCGAGACCAAGGACCTCGACGCGCACGTCGCGAAGGTCATCGAGGTCTACCGCGAGCGACGGGACGCGATGGCGCAGGCCCTCACGGGCCGGCTCCCCGAGGGCGCGCACGTCACGCGCCCGCAGGGCGGCATGTTCCTGTGGGCCGCTCTCGGCGAGGGCTGGGATGCGCAGGACCTGCTGGCCGACGCGGTCTCCGCGGGCGTCGCGTACCTGCCCGGCTGGTCGTTCTTCGCCGAGGACGCGGACCGCTCGACGATGCGCCTGAGCTTCGTCACCCACTCCCCCGAGGTGATCGCGGACGGCGTGGGCCGCCTGGGAGAGGTCATCGCCCGCCGCGGCTGAGCTCCTGGACGCGTCGTCGCGCATCGCTCGCGAGCAGCGCCCCGGCGACCGCCCACAGTCCGATCCCCCAGGCCCAGGACGCCCCGAGGGCGAGGAACAGCAGGCCCGCGGCGAGCAGCGCGAACAGGACCGCGTCGGCCTGCCAGGCGACGAGCGGGAGGATCGAGGCGTCGCCCTGCGGCGTCGGGATCGGCGTGGCGAGCGCGAGGGGCATCGGCCCCTTCGCGGCGTCGCGCGCCCGTCCGATGATCATCAGCGGCACGAGCGCCGGGGCGAGCACGACGGCGAGCGCGCCGACGGTGCCCGCTCCCGGCCCCGGGTCCGGCAGCACGAGGGCCCCGAGGCCGGAGCCGAGCACGCTGAGCAGGCCGATGACGAGCAGCGGCGCGAGGGAGTGCAGGAGGACCTGGGCGCCCACGCCCTGCGCGAGCAGGCGCGGCGCACCGAGGGACTCGACGCCGTGGCGCAGGCCGTCGACGAACACGCCGCTCGCGCTCCACAGCAGGAGCGCCCCGAGCACGAGCGCCGCGAATCCGAGCGGCCCCATCAGCACCCGGGCGGCCACCAGGAGGATGCTCGCGGCGAGGACGCCGAGCACGCCGAGGACGAGCCGCTCAGGGGTGCTCACGAGCGCGACCAGATCACGCCGCAGGTAGAGGCCGATGAGTCCCGCGCTCCGCGCGCCCGCCCGCACGGCCGGCAGGCGGCGGCCCGCCGAGGGCCGCACCCGATAGGTGCCGGCGGCCGCCGCGAGGTCACCGCTGCGCGCGCTCGTGAGCGCCGACTCCCAGCGCGCGGCCTGCTCGAGGAGCACCGTGCCGCGCACGCGGTCGAGCGCGGGAACGCACAGGATCGCCGCGAGCAGCCCGAGGACGAGGACGGCCAGCGCCGCGACCCACGGGACGCCCGCGTCCGCGCCTCCGACGGGATACGCGAGCGCGAGCAGGTGCCGGACCGGTCCGCCGCCGCGCACCGTCCCGAGCACCGCGCCGGCGCCCGCGAGGCCGAGCACGAGCGCGAGGACGCGGCGCCCTCCCCCGGGCAGGACCTGACCGGCGAGCCACGCGCCCTCGAGGAGCGCCGTCGTGCCGAGGCCCGCGATCCCCAGGGCGACGGCCCCGGCGGGGCTCGTCGCCCCTCCGAGCACGAGGACCCAGCCGATCACGCCGGCGAGCGCGAGCAGTCCGATCGCGAGCGCCGCGCCCGTGCGGGCGAAGGGCCGCACCAGGGCGGTGCGCCGCGGACGGTGCGAGGAGGCGAGGGTGACCACGAAGAACGGCGGCAGCACCGCCGGCCCGCGGCTCGCCCCGAGCAGGACGAGCAGTCCTGCCGCGAGGAGCAGCCCGGCGGTCACGAGGCCGCCCGCCGCGGGGGCGGAGATCACGGGGAGCACGTCGGGCCGGGCGAGCAGGAGGCCGAGCTCGCGCAGCAGCGGCACGGCGATCACGAGGATCGTGATGACGACCAGGTACAGGAGATAGGCGAGGTCGAGGGCGCCGCGGGCGTTCGCCCGGGCCGCCCAGACCCGTGCGACGGCGTCCTTCGCGGCGCGGTCCTGCACGGCGAGATCCTGCGCGGCGGCGTTCTGCACGGCGGGATCCCGCGCGGCCGGGTCGGCCATCAGCGCGCCCCGTCCGCGTCGCCGTCGTGCGCGCTCCCACCGGCGTCCGGGCCGTCGTCCTCCGCGTCGCCCGCGAGCTCCACGGTCTTCGTGGCGAGGGCCTCCGCGAGGCGGGGGCTGTGGGTCGCGACGACGATGGCGGCGCCGCCCTCCGCGCGCCGTGCGAGGGCGTCGATCACGCGCTCCAGGCGGTCGGGATCCAGGCGCTGCTCGGGCTCGTCGAGGGCGAGCACCCGGGAGGGACGAGCGAGGGTGAGGGCGATCGCGACCAGCTGGGACTGCCCGCTCGAGAGCTCGTGCGGGTACCGGCGGGCGAGCGCGGCGATGCCGAGCTCCTCGAGCAGGGCGTCGGAGGCCTCGCCCGCGGCGCGCGGTCCGCTGCCCCAGGTGGCGGCGACGAAGCGCAGGTGCTCGGCGATGGTGAGGTCGCGCGCGGTCATGGGAGGGCCGATGAGGGCGGCGAGCGCGCGGCGGAACTCCCTGTCGCGGTCGTCGGGCGCCCGGCCCGCGATGCGCACCCTTCCCGTGGTCGGTGCGAGCAGGCCGGCGAGTACACGCAGCAGCGTGGTCTTGCCCGCGCCGTTGGGGCCGCGCAGGGCGAGCACGCCGCGGGCGTCGACGGACCCGGTGGCGTCGTCGAGCATGAGCACGTCGTCCTGGAGAACGGCCACGTCCTCGAAGAGCACGAGCGGGGACGGCGAGGTGCTCGGGGTGCGCGGCATGCATCGATGGAACCTCATGGGGGCCGTCCCGCGCATCCGACGATCGTCGTCCGGTCTCAGCCCCGTCGCGGCTCGGGGGCGGGCGTGTGCCGCGGCAGCACCCGGGCGAGCCAGGCCCCGCCGCCGAGGCAGAGCACTCCGCTCGCGATCGCTGCGGCGGCCACCGGTGCCAGCAGGGTGATCACGGTGACCAGCAGCGGGGCGGTCAGCCGGCCCACGCCGATCATGGTGTTCCACCAGGCCAGGTACGTGGTGCGTCCGTGCACCGGGGAGACGTCGATGCCGAGCGTCATCACGATGCCCGACCCCAGTCCGTTGCCCAGCGAGATGAGCAGGCTCGGGATCAGCAGGGCGAGCACGGCGACGGAGCCGCCGGTCGTGCCCGCGCGCAGGGCGAGCACCCCCATGAGCACGAAGCCGGCGCCCATGATGAGCGAGCACGGCACGGCCACGGCGGCGCGGCCGAAGCGGTCCATGAGCACGCCGGCCGGCACCACGAGCGCGATGTCGAGGACGGCGGAGACGCCGAAGATGATGGAGATCGTGGTGGCGTCGACCCCGAGGACGGCGCCGAGCAGCGGGACGATCGTCGGCCGGTTCACGCGCGCCATCATCAGCGGGGTGATGCCCAGGCCGACCACGAGCATGCGGGCGAGCACCCCGCGGGTCAGGCGCGAGCGGGCGGCGCTGCGTCGGGGCGCATCCGCCCGGGCCGGAGCGCCCCGGGAGCGGCCGGCGGCCCCGCCCGCTGTCGCGTTCGCTCGCGGCGCCCGTCGGCCCTCGCCCGGCACCATGAACACCGC from Brachybacterium kimchii carries:
- a CDS encoding MFS transporter; amino-acid sequence: MTSRPSSAPERLGGEDARSVIRSLVGPVYAPTLIEASGSNALLPVIPLLALALGFSVPMTAAITLVFGIAAVLGPIPSGRLMDRVGAQRALVGTGVVLVITNLVALVVIGRGLAEGPTLVHRVMLVVLLVVMATSSQVWALGRQSYLGGALPAAVRARGMTLFGGMMRIGQVVGPLLGAGVTALGHESWVFALFAVLSGAATIMVAVFMVPGEGRRAPRANATAGGAAGRSRGAPARADAPRRSAARSRLTRGVLARMLVVGLGITPLMMARVNRPTIVPLLGAVLGVDATTISIIFGVSAVLDIALVVPAGVLMDRFGRAAVAVPCSLIMGAGFVLMGVLALRAGTTGGSVAVLALLIPSLLISLGNGLGSGIVMTLGIDVSPVHGRTTYLAWWNTMIGVGRLTAPLLVTVITLLAPVAAAAIASGVLCLGGGAWLARVLPRHTPAPEPRRG